One part of the Mycobacterium marinum genome encodes these proteins:
- a CDS encoding neutral ceramidase, protein MLSVGRGIADITGEAADCGMLGYGKSDQRTAGIHLRLRSRAFVFRDDSQDENPRLLLVVAELPMPMQNVNDEVLRRLAESYGDTYTEQNTLITTTHTHAGPGGYCGYLMYNLTTNGFRPATFAAIVDGIVESVAHAHDDVAPAEVMLSHGELHSASINRSPSAFDRNPEADKAFFPNRIDPQTTLVRIDRGEHTVGAIHFFATHGTSMTNRNRMISGDNKGFAAYHWERTVGGADYLAGQPDFIAAFAQTNPGDMSPNVDGPLPPGAAPQCALENTRQIGLRQFEDASTQLGATASIGSGIDARLTYVDLSSVRVRGEFTPDGQEHRTGSPTVGAGGMAGTEEGKGFQGFHQGQNLFWDKLSGAMYRFAGALGATQAPKGIVVPAGLPNRVHPFVQEIAPVQLVRIGRLYLIGIPGEPTVVAGLRLRRTVASIVGAELADVLCVGYCNAYIHYLTTPEEYLEQRYEGGSTLFGRWELPAFMQIVAGLAEAMRDGRPIAPGPRPRLARPLSWGRTAPADTGSFGAVIAEPAASYRPGEAVQAAFVSALPSNDLRRGDTYLEVQRREGQDWARVADDGDWSTSFHWERQGRAGSRVSIRWEIPCDTAPGQYRILHHGAARNGVGALTPFTATTREFTVG, encoded by the coding sequence ATGCTTTCAGTCGGACGCGGCATCGCTGACATCACCGGTGAGGCGGCCGATTGCGGCATGCTCGGATACGGCAAGTCCGACCAGCGCACCGCCGGCATTCATCTTCGGCTCCGGTCACGGGCGTTTGTCTTCCGCGATGATTCCCAAGACGAGAACCCACGATTGCTGTTGGTGGTGGCCGAGCTGCCGATGCCCATGCAAAACGTGAATGACGAAGTGTTGCGCCGCTTGGCGGAGTCCTATGGCGACACCTACACCGAGCAGAACACCCTGATCACCACGACGCACACGCACGCCGGGCCCGGCGGGTACTGCGGATACCTGATGTACAACTTGACGACGAACGGTTTCCGGCCGGCGACCTTTGCCGCGATCGTCGACGGAATCGTCGAGTCGGTGGCCCACGCCCATGACGACGTGGCCCCCGCCGAGGTGATGCTGTCGCATGGCGAGTTGCACAGCGCGAGCATCAACCGGTCCCCATCGGCGTTCGACCGCAATCCGGAGGCCGACAAGGCTTTCTTCCCCAACCGCATCGACCCCCAAACCACGCTCGTGCGTATCGATCGGGGCGAGCACACCGTGGGCGCCATCCATTTCTTCGCCACCCACGGCACCAGCATGACCAACCGCAACCGCATGATCTCCGGCGACAACAAGGGCTTCGCGGCCTACCACTGGGAACGCACCGTCGGCGGCGCCGATTACCTCGCCGGGCAGCCCGATTTCATCGCCGCTTTCGCGCAGACCAACCCCGGCGACATGAGCCCGAACGTCGACGGGCCGCTGCCGCCCGGCGCCGCACCGCAATGCGCTCTGGAGAACACCCGCCAGATTGGGTTGCGCCAGTTCGAGGATGCCTCCACCCAATTGGGCGCCACCGCATCCATCGGCAGCGGCATCGATGCCCGGTTGACCTATGTCGATCTCAGCTCGGTACGGGTGCGCGGCGAATTCACCCCGGATGGTCAGGAGCATCGCACCGGGTCCCCGACAGTCGGCGCCGGTGGCATGGCCGGAACCGAAGAAGGCAAGGGCTTCCAGGGCTTTCACCAGGGCCAAAACCTGTTCTGGGACAAGCTGTCCGGCGCCATGTACCGATTCGCCGGGGCCCTCGGCGCGACGCAGGCCCCCAAAGGCATCGTGGTACCCGCGGGCCTGCCGAACCGGGTACATCCGTTCGTCCAGGAAATTGCGCCTGTGCAGTTGGTGCGCATCGGGCGGCTCTATCTCATCGGCATCCCGGGCGAGCCGACCGTGGTCGCGGGGCTGCGGCTACGGCGCACCGTGGCCTCGATCGTCGGCGCCGAGCTGGCCGACGTCCTGTGCGTCGGCTACTGCAATGCCTACATCCATTACCTGACCACGCCCGAGGAGTACCTGGAGCAGCGCTATGAGGGCGGCAGCACGCTCTTTGGCCGATGGGAACTGCCCGCCTTCATGCAGATCGTGGCCGGCCTTGCCGAGGCGATGCGAGACGGTCGGCCGATCGCGCCCGGTCCCCGTCCGCGGCTTGCCCGGCCACTGAGCTGGGGACGTACCGCCCCCGCCGATACCGGTTCGTTCGGAGCCGTCATCGCCGAACCCGCCGCCAGCTACCGCCCCGGCGAGGCGGTGCAAGCCGCATTCGTCAGCGCGCTGCCCTCCAATGATCTGCGCCGCGGCGACACCTACCTTGAGGTGCAGCGCCGCGAGGGCCAGGACTGGGCGCGAGTCGCCGACGATGGCGACTGGTCGACCAGCTTCCACTGGGAACGGCAAGGGCGAGCCGGCTCACGGGTCAGCATTCGCTGGGAGATCCCCTGCGACACCGCCCCCGGGCAATACCGCATCCTCCACCACGGAGCCGCGCGCAACGGGGTCGGCGCGCTGACACCGTTCACCGCAACGACGCGCGAATTCACCGTCGGGTAG
- a CDS encoding alpha/beta fold hydrolase, with protein sequence MESLTLADGRTLTYLTYGDPGGLPVIFSHGFADSAVIRNPDDDLTASLGVWMIAADQPGVGGSTPRPGRRMVDWGADMEQLADHLGLGAFAVAGHSGGSPHALSIAVRLPDRVTHGVLASPVGSLDQDGFAKLLAMRDLRYVVRLRRLRRLLKWIYHAESRKAQRDIGGYLDNMAHKDASDAPTLLCDPAQRAMFEANFIAGTQQGGEGLYEMTLALWDWGFELEDVRAHFDVFYGDADDIISPGMPRRVAERLPDATAGIWPGAGHYGFVDRTRWSEYLDALTDRAR encoded by the coding sequence ATGGAATCTCTCACGCTGGCCGATGGCCGGACACTGACGTATCTGACCTACGGCGATCCCGGCGGTCTGCCCGTCATCTTCAGCCATGGTTTCGCGGATTCGGCGGTGATCCGAAACCCCGACGATGATCTGACCGCATCCCTGGGTGTGTGGATGATTGCCGCCGACCAGCCCGGTGTCGGAGGATCCACGCCCCGGCCCGGCCGCAGGATGGTGGATTGGGGGGCGGACATGGAGCAACTCGCCGATCACCTGGGTCTTGGCGCCTTTGCCGTCGCCGGCCACTCGGGCGGCAGCCCGCACGCGCTTTCGATCGCGGTGCGGCTGCCAGATCGAGTCACCCACGGCGTCCTGGCTTCACCGGTCGGGTCGTTGGACCAGGACGGTTTCGCCAAGCTGCTGGCCATGCGGGACCTCAGATACGTTGTCAGGCTTCGCCGCCTGCGGCGCCTGCTGAAGTGGATCTACCACGCCGAAAGCAGGAAGGCCCAGCGCGACATCGGCGGCTACCTGGACAATATGGCCCATAAGGATGCCTCGGACGCGCCGACGTTGCTGTGCGACCCGGCGCAGCGGGCAATGTTTGAGGCCAACTTCATCGCCGGGACGCAGCAGGGTGGCGAAGGGCTCTACGAGATGACGCTGGCCCTGTGGGATTGGGGCTTCGAGCTCGAGGATGTGCGTGCGCATTTCGACGTCTTCTACGGAGACGCGGACGACATCATCTCGCCGGGCATGCCAAGACGCGTCGCCGAACGGCTGCCCGACGCCACCGCGGGCATTTGGCCTGGAGCCGGCCACTACGGCTTTGTCGACCGCACCCGCTGGTCGGAGTATCTGGACGCGCTTACCGATCGGGCACGGTAA
- a CDS encoding deoxyribonuclease IV: protein MLIGSHVSPQDPLAAAQAEGADVVQIFLGNPQSWKAPKPREDAAQLKAAALPIYVHAPYLINLASANNKVRIPSRKILQQTCDAAADIGAAAVIVHGGHVADDNDLDEGFQRWRKALDQLQTDVPVYLENTAGGEHAMARHFDTIARLWDVIGDTGIGFCLDTCHAWAAGEQLVHGVDRIKAVTGRIDLVHCNDSRDAAGSGRDRHANLGAGQIDPELLVAAVRAADAPIICETAEEGRKDDIAFLREKLNS, encoded by the coding sequence GTGCTTATCGGTTCGCATGTCAGTCCGCAGGATCCGTTGGCCGCGGCTCAGGCCGAGGGCGCTGACGTCGTTCAGATATTCCTGGGCAATCCGCAGAGCTGGAAAGCGCCCAAACCCCGTGAAGACGCTGCACAACTCAAGGCCGCCGCGCTGCCGATCTACGTGCACGCGCCCTACCTGATCAACCTGGCATCGGCGAACAACAAGGTGCGCATCCCTTCGCGCAAGATCCTGCAGCAGACCTGTGATGCGGCCGCGGACATCGGCGCGGCGGCGGTGATCGTGCACGGCGGCCACGTCGCCGACGACAACGACCTCGACGAGGGTTTCCAGCGCTGGCGCAAGGCGCTTGACCAGCTGCAGACCGATGTTCCGGTGTATCTGGAGAACACGGCCGGCGGGGAGCACGCCATGGCGCGTCATTTCGACACCATCGCCCGGCTCTGGGACGTCATCGGCGACACCGGCATCGGATTCTGCCTGGACACCTGTCACGCGTGGGCGGCCGGTGAACAGCTGGTTCATGGTGTGGACCGGATCAAGGCCGTCACCGGCCGGATAGACCTGGTGCACTGCAACGACTCCAGGGATGCCGCGGGATCGGGTCGGGACCGCCACGCCAATCTGGGCGCCGGGCAAATCGATCCGGAACTGCTCGTGGCGGCGGTACGCGCCGCGGATGCCCCAATCATCTGCGAAACCGCCGAAGAAGGCCGCAAGGATGACATCGCGTTCCTGCGGGAAAAACTCAACAGCTGA
- a CDS encoding alpha/beta hydrolase family esterase yields MRRHLFTLLAVLVALAGCGHRGAPPPAGFAEGTSFHTINVGGVDRTYRLYQPEGLPAGAALVVMLHGGFGNARQAERSYDWDELADSEKFVVVYPDGLNRAWNVNGGGCCGRSARDGVDDVAFISAAVADVAHNVGIDANRVYAAGMSNGAMMAYTMACNTGIFAAIGPVSGTQLDPCRSPHPVSVMHIHGTGDPLVRYAGGAGAGAASHIAGPPVPDLNAFWRDVDRCDAPVATVSGLVATSVASCANNRSVVLVSIDDGGHQWPLAATEMLWEFFALHPR; encoded by the coding sequence GTGCGCCGCCATTTGTTCACGTTACTGGCCGTTCTGGTGGCGCTGGCCGGCTGTGGGCACCGGGGAGCACCGCCGCCCGCCGGCTTTGCCGAGGGCACCAGTTTCCACACGATCAATGTTGGCGGTGTCGATCGCACCTATCGGCTCTACCAGCCCGAAGGATTGCCCGCGGGTGCTGCGCTGGTGGTGATGCTGCACGGCGGGTTCGGTAATGCTCGCCAGGCCGAACGCTCCTATGACTGGGATGAGTTGGCCGACTCGGAGAAGTTCGTGGTCGTCTATCCGGATGGACTCAACAGGGCCTGGAACGTCAACGGCGGAGGCTGCTGCGGCCGGTCCGCGCGCGACGGCGTGGACGACGTCGCATTCATCAGTGCGGCGGTGGCCGACGTCGCCCACAACGTCGGCATCGACGCGAACCGGGTCTATGCCGCGGGGATGAGCAACGGCGCCATGATGGCCTACACGATGGCCTGTAACACCGGCATTTTCGCGGCGATCGGCCCGGTCTCGGGGACGCAGCTAGACCCGTGCCGGTCTCCACATCCGGTGTCGGTGATGCACATCCACGGCACCGGAGATCCGCTGGTTCGCTACGCGGGGGGCGCCGGGGCCGGCGCCGCCTCCCATATCGCGGGTCCGCCGGTGCCGGACCTGAATGCGTTCTGGCGCGACGTGGATCGGTGTGACGCGCCGGTCGCCACGGTCAGCGGTCTGGTTGCCACCTCCGTCGCAAGCTGTGCGAACAACCGCAGTGTGGTGCTGGTCAGCATCGATGATGGCGGCCATCAGTGGCCGCTGGCGGCCACCGAGATGCTGTGGGAGTTCTTCGCCCTGCATCCCCGGTAG
- a CDS encoding acyl-CoA dehydrogenase family protein has product MSDTHVVTNQVPLLENHNPATSPMLVEALIREGGQWGLEEVSELGAISGSAQAQRWGELADRNRPILHTHDRVGHRIDEVEFDPAYHELMRTAIGRGLHAAPWADDRPGAHVVRAAKTSVWTVEPGHICPISMTYAVVPALRYNPELAAVYEPLLTSREYDPELRLASTKPGITAGMSMTEKQGGSDVRAGTTQATPNSDGTYRLTGHKWFTSAPMCDIFLVLAQAPGGLSCFMLPRILPDGTRNRMFLQRLKDKLGNHANASSEVEYDGATAWLVGEEGRGVPTIIEMVNLTRLDCTLGSATSMRSGLTRAMHHAQHRKAFGAYLIDQPLMRNVLADLAVEAEAATTVAMRMAGATDKAVRGDQTEALFRRIGLAASKYWVCKRSTPHAAEALECLGGNGYVEDSGMPRLYREAPLMGIWEGSGNVSALDTLRAMATKPECVEVLFDELAHSAGQDARQDNHVEGLRRQLGDLETIGYRARKIAEDVCLALQGSLLIRHGHPAVTEAFLATRIGGQWGGAFGTMPTGLDLAPILERALVKG; this is encoded by the coding sequence ATGTCAGATACCCATGTCGTCACCAACCAGGTTCCGCTGCTGGAGAACCACAACCCCGCGACGTCGCCGATGCTGGTCGAAGCGCTGATCCGGGAGGGCGGACAGTGGGGCCTGGAAGAGGTGAGTGAACTCGGTGCGATCTCGGGAAGCGCCCAAGCGCAGCGCTGGGGCGAGCTGGCCGACCGCAACCGGCCGATCCTGCATACCCACGATCGAGTCGGTCATCGCATCGACGAGGTGGAGTTCGATCCGGCGTACCACGAGCTGATGCGCACCGCGATCGGCCGCGGCTTGCACGCTGCGCCGTGGGCCGATGATCGGCCGGGTGCCCACGTGGTGCGGGCCGCCAAAACCTCGGTGTGGACCGTCGAGCCGGGCCACATCTGTCCCATCTCGATGACCTATGCGGTGGTGCCCGCGCTGCGCTACAACCCGGAGCTGGCGGCGGTGTACGAACCCCTGCTGACCAGTCGTGAATACGACCCGGAACTGCGGCTGGCCAGCACCAAGCCCGGCATCACCGCCGGTATGTCGATGACCGAGAAACAGGGCGGCTCCGACGTGCGCGCCGGCACCACCCAGGCAACCCCGAACTCCGACGGCACCTACCGGCTCACCGGGCACAAGTGGTTCACCTCGGCCCCGATGTGTGACATCTTCCTGGTGCTCGCGCAGGCTCCAGGCGGACTGTCCTGTTTCATGCTGCCGCGCATCCTGCCCGACGGCACCCGCAACCGGATGTTCCTGCAGCGGCTCAAGGACAAGCTCGGTAACCATGCCAACGCCTCCAGCGAGGTCGAATACGACGGCGCTACCGCGTGGCTGGTCGGGGAGGAGGGGCGCGGAGTCCCGACCATCATCGAGATGGTCAACCTCACCCGGCTGGACTGCACCCTGGGCAGCGCCACCAGCATGCGTTCCGGTCTGACCCGGGCGATGCATCACGCCCAGCACCGCAAGGCCTTTGGCGCCTACCTGATCGATCAGCCGCTGATGCGCAATGTGCTGGCTGACTTGGCGGTGGAGGCCGAGGCCGCGACGACCGTGGCCATGCGCATGGCCGGTGCCACCGACAAGGCGGTGCGCGGTGACCAGACCGAGGCGCTGTTCCGCCGCATCGGATTGGCGGCCAGCAAGTACTGGGTATGCAAGCGCTCCACGCCGCACGCCGCCGAAGCGCTGGAATGTCTGGGCGGCAACGGCTATGTGGAAGACTCCGGCATGCCGCGGCTGTACCGCGAAGCGCCTCTGATGGGGATTTGGGAAGGGTCGGGCAACGTCAGTGCGCTGGACACGTTGCGTGCCATGGCAACCAAGCCCGAATGCGTCGAGGTGCTCTTCGATGAACTGGCGCACAGCGCGGGCCAGGATGCCCGCCAGGACAACCACGTCGAGGGGCTGCGGCGCCAACTGGGTGACCTGGAAACCATTGGCTACCGGGCCCGCAAGATTGCCGAGGACGTCTGCCTGGCGTTGCAGGGATCGCTGCTGATCCGGCACGGGCATCCGGCGGTGACCGAGGCGTTCCTGGCCACCCGGATCGGCGGTCAGTGGGGTGGGGCATTCGGGACCATGCCCACCGGCCTGGATCTCGCGCCCATCCTCGAACGTGCCCTGGTGAAGGGCTGA
- a CDS encoding crotonase/enoyl-CoA hydratase family protein produces the protein MTHAIRPVDFDNLKTMTYEVTDRVARITFNRPEKGNAIVADTPLELSALVERADLDPAVHVILVSGRGEGFCAGFDLSAYAEGSSSSGAEGGYRGTVLDGKAQAVNHLPNQPWDPMIDYQMMSRFVRGFSSLMHADKPTVVKIHGYCVAGGTDIALHADQVIAAADAKIGYPPTRVWGVPAAGLWAHRLGDQRAKRLLFTGDCITGAQAAEWGLAVEAPDPKDLDERTERLVERIAALPVNQLIMIKLALNSALLQQGVVNSRMLSTVFDGVARHTPEGHAFVADAVEHGFRDAVKHRDEPFGDYGRRASSV, from the coding sequence ATGACACATGCCATCAGGCCGGTCGACTTCGACAACCTGAAAACGATGACCTACGAGGTCACCGACCGGGTTGCCCGGATCACCTTCAATCGGCCCGAGAAGGGCAATGCGATCGTCGCGGACACCCCGTTGGAGCTCTCGGCGCTGGTGGAGCGCGCCGATCTTGACCCGGCGGTGCACGTCATTCTGGTGTCCGGCCGGGGCGAGGGATTCTGCGCGGGATTTGACCTGTCGGCCTATGCCGAGGGGTCGTCCTCATCCGGCGCCGAGGGCGGCTATCGCGGAACGGTGCTCGACGGCAAGGCCCAGGCCGTCAACCACTTACCCAATCAGCCCTGGGACCCGATGATCGACTATCAGATGATGAGCCGGTTCGTGCGCGGGTTCTCCAGCCTGATGCATGCCGACAAGCCGACCGTGGTGAAGATCCACGGTTACTGCGTTGCGGGCGGCACCGACATTGCGTTGCACGCCGATCAGGTGATCGCCGCCGCCGACGCGAAAATCGGCTACCCGCCGACGCGGGTATGGGGTGTTCCCGCGGCGGGCCTATGGGCACACCGGCTCGGTGACCAACGCGCCAAACGGCTGTTGTTCACCGGCGACTGCATTACCGGTGCGCAGGCCGCCGAGTGGGGCCTCGCGGTCGAGGCCCCCGACCCCAAGGACCTGGATGAGCGCACGGAGCGCCTGGTCGAGCGGATCGCCGCGCTGCCGGTCAATCAGCTGATCATGATCAAGCTGGCGCTCAACTCGGCACTGCTGCAGCAAGGGGTGGTCAACAGCCGGATGCTCAGCACGGTGTTCGACGGCGTGGCTCGGCACACCCCCGAGGGGCACGCCTTTGTCGCCGACGCGGTCGAGCATGGCTTCCGGGATGCGGTGAAGCATCGAGACGAGCCGTTCGGAGACTACGGCCGCCGGGCGTCCTCGGTTTGA
- a CDS encoding PaaX family transcriptional regulator C-terminal domain-containing protein has translation MAAMTARSVVLSVLLGAHPAWASASELIRLTADFGIKETALRVALTRMVSGGDLIRSADGYRLSDRLLARQARQDEAMRPRVRPWQGNWHLVIVTSVGTDARTRAALRTTMHDKRFAELREGVWLRPDNLDLELAADVAERVRVLTARDDAPAELAGQLWDLTEWAGVGDRLLGEMAEMAEAADIPGQFALAAAMVRHLLSDPMLPEELLPAKWPGAQLRSAYHDFATELAKRRGTTQLLEAK, from the coding sequence GTGGCGGCGATGACAGCGCGATCAGTGGTGCTCAGCGTTTTGCTCGGTGCCCATCCCGCTTGGGCCAGTGCCAGCGAATTGATCAGGCTCACCGCCGATTTCGGTATCAAGGAGACGGCTCTGCGGGTCGCCCTGACCCGCATGGTCAGCGGCGGCGACCTGATCCGCTCGGCCGATGGCTATCGCCTCTCGGATCGGTTGCTGGCGCGCCAAGCGCGGCAGGACGAGGCCATGCGCCCGCGGGTGCGGCCCTGGCAGGGGAACTGGCACCTGGTGATTGTGACCAGTGTCGGCACGGATGCGAGAACCCGTGCTGCGCTGCGAACAACCATGCACGACAAGCGTTTCGCAGAACTGCGCGAAGGGGTATGGCTGCGTCCCGACAATCTCGACCTGGAACTGGCCGCCGACGTCGCCGAGCGGGTGCGGGTGCTCACGGCGCGTGACGACGCACCGGCCGAGTTGGCCGGGCAACTGTGGGACCTGACCGAATGGGCCGGGGTAGGTGACCGACTGCTCGGCGAGATGGCCGAAATGGCAGAGGCAGCAGACATTCCGGGACAGTTCGCCCTGGCCGCGGCGATGGTGCGCCACCTGCTTTCGGATCCGATGTTGCCCGAGGAACTGCTGCCCGCGAAGTGGCCGGGGGCTCAGCTTCGTAGCGCCTACCACGACTTCGCCACTGAACTGGCGAAACGCCGCGGCACAACCCAACTCCTGGAGGCGAAGTGA
- a CDS encoding crotonase/enoyl-CoA hydratase family protein has protein sequence MSDLVQVERNGPVTTVIINRPHARNAVNGPTAAALYSAFAEFDRDESASVAVLCGNGGTFCAGADLKAFGTAEANAVHRTGPGPMGPSRMVLSKPVIAAVSGYAVAGGLELALWCDLRVAEQDAVFGVFCRRWGVPLIDGGTVRLPRLIGHSRAMDMILTGRAVQADEALAIGLANRVVPNGQARQAAEELAVQLAALPQQCLRSDRLSALQQWGLPESAALDLEFASISRVAAEALEGAGRFAAGAGRHGAQESHD, from the coding sequence GTGAGTGATCTAGTACAGGTCGAGCGCAACGGTCCGGTAACCACCGTGATCATCAACCGGCCGCACGCGCGCAACGCGGTCAACGGTCCGACGGCTGCCGCGCTCTACTCGGCATTCGCCGAATTCGACCGGGATGAATCCGCTTCGGTGGCCGTCCTGTGCGGAAATGGCGGAACCTTCTGCGCGGGAGCGGATTTGAAGGCTTTCGGCACCGCGGAGGCCAACGCCGTGCACCGGACGGGTCCGGGCCCGATGGGCCCGTCGCGAATGGTGCTGTCCAAGCCGGTGATCGCCGCGGTCAGTGGCTACGCGGTGGCCGGGGGACTGGAGCTGGCGTTGTGGTGCGATCTGCGGGTGGCCGAACAGGACGCGGTATTCGGCGTGTTCTGTCGGCGGTGGGGCGTGCCGCTCATCGACGGCGGCACGGTGCGGCTGCCGCGACTGATCGGCCACAGCCGGGCGATGGACATGATCCTTACCGGTCGTGCGGTGCAGGCCGACGAGGCGCTGGCAATCGGGTTGGCGAATCGGGTCGTACCCAACGGACAAGCCCGGCAAGCGGCCGAGGAGTTGGCGGTTCAGCTGGCGGCGCTGCCGCAACAATGCCTGCGATCGGATCGCCTCTCAGCGCTTCAGCAATGGGGCTTGCCCGAATCCGCGGCTCTCGATCTGGAATTCGCCAGCATTTCCCGAGTGGCCGCCGAGGCCTTGGAGGGGGCCGGGCGCTTCGCCGCGGGTGCCGGTCGCCATGGCGCCCAGGAGAGCCACGACTGA